AAGTTTCAAATTTGGATCACTTCATATCGTTTGATACCTTAGCTTTTCCTCCCCGAAAAAGCATAGAATTCacattatttttatgtatactaaacaaaatgcattatggatgtttaaattaaatgaaaatgatgGCTCCATGAAAAGGTTCAAAAACAGATGTGGCTAATTGAAAGGGATACTTAGTTTTTTATAGTTATCTGATTAAGTCCTCGCAATATACACACTGTCTGTACATCGTCTTAAGAGTTTAgaaaatagaaagaaagaaaaatgaccCAAGCCTGCCCTAATCCTAATAttagctgaaagaagaagaggcaAGCATATTATTATCAACTTGCTTTTCACTATAACACTTTGTACCGTtgtctttccttccttcctttattTCTACACTAAAGAGTCTCTTCTTCTTAATAAAAATCTCATGTACATTTTCTCAAGTAGTTTATTGTAATCTTGGTATTTACCAATtttcaaatacaaaaaacaaacaaacctgcgAGCAAAGAAATACATAGACAAAATTAGATGAATGAAAGAATGATCACTAATTTCAAGTGAAAGCCtaaccattttaattttttgataGAAAACAGATGAAAATGATCAAAACACATTCCTGACATTTTCCACAGAAGAACCTGAATGCTGCTCACTTTTCTGCTCTGTGCCTAAAACACATTATATACAAcatgaaaaagaacaaaaaatatataatctaaaaatcaaacaaacatttaggaaaataaaaacaaactaaatagttaaaaaaaaatttacacTGTTAAATACAAAGTACACATGAAACAAATATGGTAATTCTTCATATGAATTGAAGTTGGGAGAAGacacaaagaccttttaaaCACCCAGCTGAACTGTTTCACCTCAAGTGTCCTGGATTTGTACTGTTTACTTTACAGTGGGTTTTCATTGTACTGCCAGCTGCTGACTCAGACAACAGTCATCGCGGCCTGTGCCCCACACGGAGACAGTGCATTTAACTGTGGGACTAAAGGCAGTAAGTATTTTACATGCTGGAACCACTACTTTTTTAGTTTCATTGTAGACTATTTGAATCTGTGTGCTCCTCCTTCTGTGTAGCGCAAAGCAGACATTTATCTAGGTATCTTTGTGAGGTAATTCACTGGCATCAGTGTATTCCACACACCTTTTACCTGAGGTTTAACCATCTAAGTACCTAACTCTAACCTAAAACTTAATGCTAACTTTACCCGTGAACAAGCATTTGTAGGGTTCTCAAAGTGGTTACAAAGGTCCAAAGTTAGCTGgacatgtttttattctttttctctctctctttttctttttgtccggTTGGTTGGTTTCCTCTGGCAATGACCTCTGTCATCACTCACTCGTGGTTTAGACAAGTGGTTCAAATGAAAACATGTATACTTTAAATAGTAAATAGGGAATGATTTTGCCAGCTCAGTTATGGCCCTTTGAGCtgatgtgttgttgttttttttaccagcATCATCTCATACAGAGCTAGAATCTAAGCATTATAAGAGACTTGACTGAGAAAGCTAGCGACTGAGACCATAAATTGTTTTACTGAGGTCATACAACAAGTGTACTGAAAGCTCTGTTTGCACTTGTTTTTGCAACATCTGCTCCTTGCTGCccattagacagaattcagatTCAATGCGCATTCACACCAAGAAGCTACTTTCCTTAACCAATCAAACATTCCTGTGTCACGTAGTTAATGTGTAACAAATGTATGTAGAAGTCTTTTGTGCCTGTGCATGCTGTAGGCCTTCAGGAACGCCTTGCCGCAGATATGGCAGACAAATGGTTTTTCTCCCGAATGTATTCTAGCATGTACATTGAGATACCACATTTTTACAAACCCctttccacagatgtcacatTTATATGGTCTCTCTGTGGTGTGGTGTATGAGAACGTGCTTCTTCACCTCCGAGGTTGATCTGTAGTACTTTTCGCATTCAGGCACAGTGCATTTGAAAGGTCTTTCTCCAGTGTGGATTAATTTATGCCTTTTCATCGTTGACGCCGAAAGCATCTTCCCGCAGGTCGGACACGGATTACGGAACAACTCGTGTAAGTGTTTGCTCCTCTGGTGTTTTTTCAGCGCTCCTTTCTCTTTAAAGGACTTCTCGCACTGAGAGCAAGAGTGCTTCTTCTCATTTCGAGACTCACTGTGGATGAAGTGCAGGTGGCGCAACATGTTGGACCTTTGGGCGAATGTCTTGCCGCACTCTGCACACAGATAGGGTTTCTCTCTGGTGTGGACCCTCTCGTGGTACATGAGCTCGGCATCACATTTGAATCTCAGGCTGCACTGAGCACACCGGAACGGCAGGTGGCCTGTGTGGTGCCATTCATGTATGATTAAAAATCGCAGCCTGGGGAGAGTTTTCGGGCAATGGCTGCATTTGAACGGTCTGCTGAGTTTATGGATGTTTTCATAATGTTTGAGTAAGGGCTTGAAAAGACTGAAGGACTTGTCGCAGCGGTTGCACTGAAATGGGGTGTGTGAAACTTTGTGCCTTGCCAGCGTCGCAGCATCTCGAAGGACCTTTCTGCACACGTTGCAGTAGAGCTCGTTGTGGGTCAGGGTATGCTTTTGCAGAGAAACTTTGTACTTGAACGCCTCTTGGCATTTGTCACATTTGTAAAGATTCTTGACTTCATCTGGATTCCCTGGATCTACATGCTGCTGAGCATATTCATAACAAGTCTTATTCAAGTGCTTCTTCAGAGAGGATAGGAGTTTAAACCTGCTATCACATCGAGGGCACGCGTAGTCATTGGTGGGAAAGTGGGTTTTCATGTGAGTTCTCAGGCTTGTGTTGACATGCTCTTTGCAGATAAAGCACTGGATTAAACGAGTGTGTTTGGTAGAGCTATGCTTTATGCCAGCAGGGCCATGATTTCTGCTAGTATCCGACACATCTTTAGGACCCAGGAACGAAGGGTCCTCATCTGAGCTGCTACAAACTGAATCATTTTCAGGGGAACTATTAACAGGAGTCACAACTGAAGACTCATCGTCTGAGTAGTGAGACCATGAATCAGTTACACTGGGACTTCTGCTAACAGTGTTATGACAAGAGTCCTTATCAGAGTAGTAAGACCAGGAGTCATCTTCACTGCAAGTACTGATGGGAGCCATGTATGAGGAGTCTTTGCCTGAATCCTCATTGTCTGACAGCATTCGAGAAACCCTCTCGAACTGTTTTGCTTTCCTGGAAACAGATTTGTCAGCAGGCAGGGCCTCTCCGCAGAGTTGTCCTTTCACCTCTTGGAGAATCTTTTTCATTCTTAGGCCTCTGTTTGACCTCACAGGTCGAGACTCTAAAGACAGTGGCAGGTCAAGTCTTCTTAGATGAACATGGCACTCTTTGATTAGGTGACAAAAACCATCTGTCTGAAGATTTACATTTTCGTCATGTTTTGTTGAATCTCCTAAAGGCAACTGTGTTCCACTGTGCTCAGGAGTCCAATCAGTTTTACCATCATTGGTCTCATATGTCTGCTGTTCTGGAGCCAGTGATTCGTTTTCCAAATCTGATAAAGACAACAATTCATCCAAAATGCTGCCCTTTGCTTGTGTTTTAagggtttcagttttttctacACAGGGAAGGTTTAGAGCTGAAATGATCCACTCACCATCCAGAGAACTa
The Oreochromis aureus strain Israel breed Guangdong linkage group 8, ZZ_aureus, whole genome shotgun sequence DNA segment above includes these coding regions:
- the LOC116330622 gene encoding zinc finger protein 250-like; protein product: MNRMENDISEGKSTNSSSGATLSLTALSLLVPPLRLVSAAVWQTIQQKVVADYGMLEEFVSMVTDILPELLTSRQRTELSLGLRARLILELCQREAPADFEIIQPHLDRMQVLINAWLVEAGGTNVELPQSNFVDLINSLLNDPEEREHFFQNVFPAEFGPAYDETLHTLMWLFLSRFEKILHLQSFQQVASMFGEASSALKDCMQLVSQCEELKTLLQYQKHLSQLDHIDSSLDGEWIISALNLPCVEKTETLKTQAKGSILDELLSLSDLENESLAPEQQTYETNDGKTDWTPEHSGTQLPLGDSTKHDENVNLQTDGFCHLIKECHVHLRRLDLPLSLESRPVRSNRGLRMKKILQEVKGQLCGEALPADKSVSRKAKQFERVSRMLSDNEDSGKDSSYMAPISTCSEDDSWSYYSDKDSCHNTVSRSPSVTDSWSHYSDDESSVVTPVNSSPENDSVCSSSDEDPSFLGPKDVSDTSRNHGPAGIKHSSTKHTRLIQCFICKEHVNTSLRTHMKTHFPTNDYACPRCDSRFKLLSSLKKHLNKTCYEYAQQHVDPGNPDEVKNLYKCDKCQEAFKYKVSLQKHTLTHNELYCNVCRKVLRDAATLARHKVSHTPFQCNRCDKSFSLFKPLLKHYENIHKLSRPFKCSHCPKTLPRLRFLIIHEWHHTGHLPFRCAQCSLRFKCDAELMYHERVHTREKPYLCAECGKTFAQRSNMLRHLHFIHSESRNEKKHSCSQCEKSFKEKGALKKHQRSKHLHELFRNPCPTCGKMLSASTMKRHKLIHTGERPFKCTVPECEKYYRSTSEVKKHVLIHHTTERPYKCDICGKGFVKMWYLNVHARIHSGEKPFVCHICGKAFLKAYSMHRHKRLLHTFVTH